One window of the Daphnia pulex isolate KAP4 chromosome 8, ASM2113471v1 genome contains the following:
- the LOC124201094 gene encoding LOW QUALITY PROTEIN: probable ATP-dependent RNA helicase DHX34 (The sequence of the model RefSeq protein was modified relative to this genomic sequence to represent the inferred CDS: inserted 2 bases in 1 codon), giving the protein MPKEKRRSSRSPSRRKRSRSRSPRKHDSKKYDEKEPREKKHAAKINLEFSFEDYKKDLDTLFFTDRDVIKKSTPQYEEFWKFFNKYQIMRKRQGVTQWIPPKSNPTNELGIPTVYHRSFMLNFGLNLPPPDKLLCRIPPVEYSERKSARPRLTREQLMEFHQIILLYLEFLQREKMVKLKKLRESQDKLPIAQFKDEIIKTVLEKQVIIIAGDTGCGKSTQVPQYLLQAGFSRIACTQPRRIACISLSKRVAYETLNEFGSTVGYQIRFEKSKTQATRIVFVTEGLVLRQISSDPTLSDYDIIVLDEVHERHLAGDFLLGVMKCLVQSRKDLKLILMSATINIGLFQQYFQGQAPVIQVPGRLFPIQVQYLPIVAGXERVTKTGKMNPSPYLRILQLIDGKYKVEERGDLLMFLSGLNEITSVEEVVREYAQQNQRWIVLPLHSTLSIAEQDKVFDYPPEGVRKCIIATNIAETSITLDGVRFVVDSGKVKEMSHDPISKLQRLQEFWISRASAEQRKGRAGRTGPGVCFRLYSEKEYGDFAAYATPEIQRVPLDSMILQMISMGLPDARLFPFIEPPSGDAVENSITTLKEKEALTIDEKLTTIGKCLAGLPVDITLGKMLLMGSIFGQVEAVLALAAALSVQTPFTNRAYRDTDCESARKELDSDHGDPLTLLNAYKAWLEIKAGNQGHTSRKWCKKRGLEEQRFYEMTKLRQQFRHILSDAGLLPGQDSKQNTSSSQRAVRHGQLQHLRSLKRDFIRSGQRKRKVLKLGEDIEDMDDDDDEDENGEQAEMPTGGKIDIKDVEFRLQHDQSTVRSLLSGVTSAATSLQDLMLLKLILASGLSPQVALADEFNNYKSTSDQLFHTRAKPFTALHPMGVFANHPEPLQLLEQDIIQVPDFPTKLPVSSKHQLLMYVTLLETNKLYLMNAFRMPAAQTLLLFSQSIDTNGDFARLVCDSWLELHFVDAAAAQSLLLKACQLRYRWNDLLMLRLDPNRPLKEKDVQKLEQKMKRMQRDLHYDLIAFTQTQILYTIKRLLAADLKVIYRGHALESETPNEEMPNEINPFWPEFQAVAHPRKGGLQMADFLVYGCLEEPDFTQDYLSTPWACPICELNFYLTGLGRLRHQVQCQKTKELMEGGQGEPAEASESKTGYFCPDCRTTVELTGIDLLRHQRKHQQEKSNKPEAD; this is encoded by the exons ATGCCCAAAGAAAAGCGACGATCCTCACGTTCTCCTAGTCGTAGAAAGAGATCGAGGTCAAGAAGCCCGAGAAAACACGATAGCAAGAAATACGACGAAAAAGAGCcacgagaaaagaaacatgcaGCCAAAATCAACCTGGAATTTTCCTTTGAAGATTATAAAAAAGATTTAGATACACTCTTTTTCACCGACCGCGATGTGATAAAAAAGTCTACACCACAGTATGAAGAATTTTGGaagtttttcaacaaataccAAATTATGAGGAAACGGCAAGGAGTTACCCAATGGATTCCACCCAAGTCAAATCCAACGAATGAACTGGGTATCCCCACTGTTTATCACCGTTCATTCATGCTCAACTTTGGTCTAAACCTTCCACCCCCAGACAAGTTACTTTGTCGCATACCTCCAGTAGAGTACTCTGAAAGAAAGTCTGCACGCCCAAGGCTGACTAGGGAGCAGTTGATGGAGTTTCACCAGATAATTCTTCTCTACTTGGAATTCttacagagagaaaaaatggtaaaattgaAGAAGTTGAGAGAAAGTCAAGACAAATTACCCATCGCTCAATTCAAAGATGAAATTATCAAGACTGTTTTAGAAAAGCAAGTTATAATTATTGCTG GTGATACTGGTTGCGGAAAATCGACTCAAGTACCCCAATACTTGCTTCAGGCTGGTTTTTCCAGGATCGCTTGCACACAGCCCAGACGAATTGCTTGCATCTCTCTTTCGAAAAGAGTTGCTTACGAAACGTTGAATGAGTTTGGCTCAACAGTTGGCTATCAAATTCGTTTTGAGAAAAGCAAAACCCAAGCCACAAGGATCGTGTTTGTCACTGAAGGGCTTGTACTTAGGCAAATTTCCTCGGATCCCACATTGTCTGATTATGACATTATTGTGCTGGACGAAGTACATGAACGACATCTTGCCGGTGATTTCCTGTTGGGAGTGATGAAATGTCTAGTCCAATCACGAAAAGATCTTAAACTG atcCTCATGTCTGCCACCATTAATATTGGTCTGTTCCAACAATATTTCCAAGGTCAGGCTCCTGTCATTCAAGTTCCTGGTCGCTTGTTTCCCATTCAAGTGCAGTATCTTCCCATCGTGGCCGG GGAAAGAGTAACTAAAACGGGCAAAATGAATCCTTCACCTTATTTAAGAATTCTGCAGCTAATCGATGGCAAATACAAAGTAGAGGAACGAGGAGACTTGCTCATGTTCCTCAGCGGGTTGAATGAAATCACTTCCGTGGAAGAAGTGGTAAGAGAATACGCCCAACAGAACCAGCGATGGATTGTTTTGCCACTGCACAGTACTCTATCCATCGCCGAACAAGACAAAGTCTTTGATTATCCACCGGAAGGCGTCCGCAAATGTATCATCGCCACAAATATAGCCGAAACATCCATCACTTTAG ATGGAGTTCGATTTGTGGTGGATTCCGGTAAAGTCAAAGAAATGAGTCACGATCCAATTTCCAAGCTCCAGCGTTTACAG GAATTTTGGATCAGCCGAGCGAGTGCAGAACAGCGTAAAGGGCGAGCCGGACGAACGGGTCCCGGTGTTTGCTTCCGCCTTTATTCTGAAAAAGAGTACGGAGATTTCGCCGCTTACGCAACGCCCGAAATCCAACGGGTTCCTCTCGATTCGATGATTCTTCAAATGATCTCAATGGGCTTGCCAGATGCtcgactttttccttttatcgAACCGCCATCCGGTGATGCGGTGGAAAACTCCATTACTACGCTAAAA GAAAAAGAGGCGTTAACGATTGACGAGAAACTGACGACCATTGGGAAATGCCTTGCAGGATTACCAGTTGACATCACCTTGGGCAAAATGctgttaatgggttccatttTCGGTCAAGTGGAAGCCGTGCTGGCCCTGGCTGCAGCCTTGAGCGTCCAGACACCTTTTACCAATCGAGCCTACCGTGACACAGACTGCGAATCGGCCCGTAAAGAGTTGGATTCTGATCACGGGGATCCCCTGACGCTCCTTAATGCCTACAAAGCTTGGCTCGAGATCAAGGCTGGCAACCAGGGCCACACTAGTCGGAAATGGTGCAAGAAACGAGGGTTGGAAGAGCAACGCTTTTACGAAATGACAAAGCTCAGACAGCAGTTTCGACACATCCTTTCCGACGCGGGACTCCTTCCTGGGCAGGATTCTAAGCAGAATACCAGCTCGTCTCAACGAGCTGTCCGGCACGGCCAACTGCAACACCTGAGGTCACTCAAGCGCGACTTTATTCGCTCCGGCCAGCGGAAACGGAAAGTCCTGAAACTCGGCGAAGACATTGAGGacatggacgacgacgacgatgaagatgaAAACGGCGAACAAGCGGAGATGCCAACTGGAGGCAAAATCGATATCAAAGATGTTGAATTTCGATTGCAACACGACCAGTCGACGGTGCGATCACTTTTGAGTGGCGTCACCTCGGCCGCCACGTCCCTTCAAGATCTTATGCTTTTGAAATTGATCCTGGCCAGTGGGCTGAGCCCTCAAGTGGCGCTAGCAGATGAATTTAACAACTACAAGTCGACATCCGACCAATTGTTCCACACTCGAGCCAAGCCTTTCACAGCCCTTCATCCTATGGGCGTCTTTGCCAACCACCCAGAGCCTCTCCAGTTGCTGGAACAAGACATTATACAAGTGCCGGATTTCCCCACAAAGTTGCCCGTTTCCAGCAAGCACCAATTGCTGATGTATGTGACTTTGTTGGAGACCAACAAATTGTATCTCATGAACGCTTTCCGCATGCCGGCAGCTCAGACTCTCCTTCTGTTCTCACAGTCCATCGATACCAATGGCGATTTCGCCCGGCTGGTTTGCGACTCTTGGTTGGAGCTTCATTTCGTGGACGCAGCGGCCGCTCAGAGTCTCCTGTTGAAAGCGTGCCAGTTGCGTTACCGCTGGAACGACCTCCTTATGCTGCGACTGGATCCTAATCGTCCACTAAAGGAGAAAGACGTCCAGAAACTGgaacagaaaatgaaacgaatgCAGAGAGATTTGCACTACGACCTGATTGCCTTCACGCAAACTCAAATTTTGTACACCATTAAACGACTTTTAGCAGCTGATTTGAAGGTTATTTACCGGGGCCATGCTCTAGAATCTGAAACTCCAAATGAAGAAATGCCAAATGAGATTAACCCGTTCTGGCCAGAATTCCAAGCAGTCGCCCATCCAAGGAAAGGTGGGCTGCAAATGGCCGACTTTCTTGTTTACGGATG TTTGGAAGAACCCGATTTCACCCAAGATTATCTCAGCACACCATGGGCTTGTCCTATATGCGAACTCAATTTCTACCTGACGGGTCTAGGGCGATTGAGGCACCAGGTCCAGTGCCAGAAGACAAAAGAGTTGATGGAAGGAG GTCAGGGTGAACCAGCAGAAGCTTCCGAGTCGAAAACGGGTTATTTCTGTCCTGATTGTCGCACCACTGTGGAGCTGACCGGCATTGATTTACTGCGTCATCAAAGGAAGCACCAACAGGAAAAGTCCAACAAACCTGAGGCAGATTAG